From Nicotiana tabacum cultivar K326 chromosome 22, ASM71507v2, whole genome shotgun sequence, one genomic window encodes:
- the LOC142176159 gene encoding uncharacterized protein LOC142176159, which translates to MDVRGAIQLLTQIVANQAQRQGTSDVRETGSSRSREFLNMKPPIFIGSKKDEDPQNFIDEVQKIFRVMHAIDTEAAELAAYQLKDVANTWYETWEESRGEDADPATWKDFADAFLEHFLPIEVLESKALEFERLRQNDMSVNEYYLKFVSLAKYAPEMVREMRASVMRFVLGLSDELFADANIAAQNNDMTITKMVVFVQGNEDRLEEEERLRREKEREFSKRAKFAGNFNHGGSQAGGNRQFFKKSKSGPAPSSASAPVPRSKFNKKNQNFRTADSQSQASVGYRVPGYPICNTCAQSTNSATHHNSQAQQGRGAAKFNDVGGGRNRLYALADRQNIEARGDVVTGTLTIFTFDVYALIDPGSTLSYVTPYIAKKFGIEPEKFCEPFEVSTIVGESVIARYIYKGCPVKVRHRLTVADLVELEMLDFDVIMGMDWLESCYAKVGCRTKIVSFEFPGEPVLEWKGDAVAPRGRFISYLKARKMISKGYIYHLVRVKDADAQIPTLQSVPIVNEFPGVFPEDLPGIPPDREIDFGIDLLPGTKPISIPPYRMAPVELRDETDHAEHLRIVLQTLQDHKLYAKFSKCEFWLKSVAFLGHIISGEGEKVDSQKIEAVKNWPRPTSVSDIRSFLGLAGYYRRFVEGFSSISSPLTRLTQKKVKFQWSDACEKSFEELKKRLTSAPVLTLPEGNEGFVIYCDASGVGLGCVLMYHADALSQCSMGSLAHVEADKRTMMKEVHRLANLGVRLLDSKDGGVVLQNRAESSLVAEVKEKQFSDPYLLQLKEGIRKHKTMAFEQGGDDGTLRYRGRLCVPDVNGLR; encoded by the exons ATGGATGTCAGGGGAGCTATCCAGTTGCTCACCCAGATTGTTGCTAATCAGGCTCAAAGGCAGGGAACAAGTGATGTTCGTGAGACGGGTAGTTCCAGGTCTAGGGAATTCCTCAACATGAAACCTCCCATCTTTATAGGGTCTAAAAAGGATGAGGATCCGCAAAACTTCATTGATGAGGTTCAGAAGATATTTCGAGTGATGCATGCTATAGACACTGAGGCAGCAGAGCTTGCTGCGTACCAGCTGAAGGATGTTGCCAACACGTGGTATGAAACATGGGAAGAGTCCCGAGGGGAGGATGCAGATCCTGCGACTTGGAAGGATTTTGCAGATGCGTTCCTTGAGCACTTTCTACCCATTGAGGTCTTGGAATCTAAGGCTTTGGAGTTTGAGAGACTCAGACAGAATGATATGAGTGTGAATGAGTACTACCTCAAGTTCGTCTCTCTGGCCAAGTATGCTCCGGAAATGGTACGTGAAATGAGGGCCAGCGTTATGCGGTTTGTGTTGGGGCTCTCAGATGAATTGTTTGCTGATGCTAATATAGCTGCTCAGAATAATGACATGACCATCACTAAGATGGTTGTCTTTGTTCAAGGGAACGAAGACAGGTTGGAGGAAGAAGAGCGGCTACGGAGAGAGAAGGAGAGGGAATTCAGCAAGAGAGCTAAGTTTGCAGGAAATTTCAACCATGGGGGATCTCAAGCAGGAGGCAATCGCCAGTTtttcaagaaatcaaaatcagGACCTGCTCCATCTTCAGCTAGTGCACCGGTTCCGAGGTCGAAGTTTAACAAGAAAAACCAGAATTTCAGAACAGCAGATTCGCAGTCACAGGCTAGTGTGGGCTATAGAGTCCCTGGTTACCCTATTTGCAACACGTGTG CTCAGTCCACTAATTCAGCAACCCATCATAACTCTCAGGCCCAACAAGGGCGCGGTGCAGCAAAGTTTAATGATGTAGGCGGTGGTCGAAACCGCTTGTATGCACTGGCAGACCGTCAGAATATAGAGGCTCGtggagatgttgtcacaggtacgCTAACAATATTCACTTTTGATGTCTATGCTCTTATAGATCCAGGATCCACCCTATCTTATGTAACCCCATATATTGCAAagaaatttgggatagaaccagaaaagTTTTGTGAACCCTTTGAAGTGTCCACTATAGTTGGAGAATCAGTTATAGCAAGGTATATCTATAAGGGATGTCCAGTTAAAGTGCGTCATCGTCTTACTGTAGCAGACTTAGTAGAATTGGAGATGTTAGACTTCGATGTGatcatgggcatggattggttagagTCATGTTATGCCAAAGTGGGTTGTAGAACCAAAATAGTAAGTTTTGAGTTTCCCGGTGAACCAGTCTTAGAATGGAAGGGTGATGCAGTAGCACCtaggggtaggtttatttcctatcttaaagcCAGAAAGATGATCTCCAAGGGATATATCTATCACCTGGTTCGAGTTAAGGATGCAGATGCTCAGATCCCTACTCTCCAGTCGGTACCAATTGTAAATGAGTTTCCAGGAGTGTTTCCCGAAGATCTCCCTGGAATTCCTCCTGATAGagagattgactttggaattgatcTACTTCCAGGCACTAAGCCAATATCCATTCCGCCTTACAGAATGGCCCCAGTAGAGTTGAGAGA CGAGACTGACCATGCCGAACATCTCAGAATTGTGTTGCAAACACTGCAGGATCACAAgctatatgccaaattttctaagtgtgaattctggttaaaATCAGTAGCATTTTTGGGCCATATCATCTCAGGGGAAGGCGAGAAGGTGGACTCtcagaaaatagaggcagtgaagaattggcctagacccacctcAGTATCCGATATAAGAAGTTTCTTGGgcctagcaggatattataggcgttttgtagagggattttcttctatcTCGTCCCCTTTGACTAGATTAACTCAGAAGAAAGTCAAGTTTCAATGGTCGGACGCGTGCGAGAAAAGTTTTGAGGAGTTAAAGAAGAGATTGACTTCAGCTCCAGTCTTGACACTACCAGAAGGAAACGAAGGGTTCGttatttattgtgatgcttcaggggTTGGTCTGGGGTGTGTACTAATGTATCACG CCGATGCTCTCAGTCAGTGTTCTATGGGGAGCTTAGCTCATGTTGAGGCAGACAAGCGAACTATGATGAAGGAAGTCCACCGCTTAGCAAATCTAGGAGTTCGACTTTTGGACTCCAAAGATGGTGGCGTTGTTCTCCAGAACAGGGCTGAatcctccttagtagccgaagtaAAAGAAAAACAGTTCAGTGATCCTTACTTATTGCAGCTGAAGGAAGGAATTCGCAAACACAAGACTATGGCTTTTgaacaagggggagatgatggcACTTTGAGATACAGAGGCAGACTATGCGTTCCAGATGTAAATGGGCTCAGATAG